AGTTCATCCACCTCGGGCCAGGGGGCCTCCGGATTCACGTAGTCCCTGCTCAGCGGTGAAACACCACCCCAGTCATCTGCACCTGCAAGCAGGAAGACCTCACCTGTTTCCCTGTTGAGGTTTGGAGGCACCTGTATGCTCACATCGGGAAAGAGGAGCTTTGCCACCGCAACCATCCTCACCATTTCAAGGAGTGAGGGTTCCGGGTGGTGCTCCATGGGTATCCCTGGCTTCGCCCGGAAGTTCTGGATTATTATCTCCTGCAGGTGGCCATACCTGTCCTGGATACGCCTGAGTTCAAGGAGTGATTCAGCCCGCTCCTTCACTGTCTCACCTATACCCACGAGTATCCCTGTGGTGAACGGTATTTTAAGACGCCCAGCATCTTCTATCATCTTTATTCTCAAGGCAGGATCCTTACCAGGGCTTTCACGGTGAGCCTCTTCTTCCATCAGGCGGGGACTTGCAGACTCAAGCATGAGGCCCATGGACGCGTTCACCTCCCTGAGCCTCCGAAGATCCCTGTAGCCAAGCACACCCATATTTGTGTGTGGCAGTAGACCAAGGTCCAGTGTGGCGCTGCAGAGGTTATAGGCATAGTCAACCATATCACTGAATCCAAGTTCTTCGAGTTTCTCCATCACCTCAGGGAACTCATGTGCATTCTCACCGAAGGTGAAGAGGGCCTCTGTGCACCCCAGATCCCTGGCCATCCTGACATCCCTGAGGACGTCCCCCGGGGGAATGATAGGTGGGTCAGGGGAGTCTGACCTGAAGGTGCAGTAGCCGCAGCGGTTGCGGCAGGCCCTTGTGAGTGGTATGAAGACATTCCTTGAATAGGTCACCTCTCCCGGCTCACAGACACGCTTCATGAGGTCCAGTAGTTCAGGACCATCAACAAGGAGAAGTTTCAGGATTTCTTCCTTTCCAAGAACCATGGAAGCACCGCTAAAATAAGTTTAATCTGAAATATCAGAGACAACAACCTCAACAAAGCAGGGTCCCACACCACTCCGGTCCCTGTAGAGAACAACAAAGAGCCCTGTATCCTCTGTCATGCAGAGCCTGTAATCCACGCTGAAGTTCATATCCTCAAGGGCCTCCTTTAGCCTGTGGATACCCCCGATATCGGTTTCTGTCCCTACCTCAACACAGGACCTTATCTGCTCATCCATCACACCAATGAGGGCCGTGCCCTCCTCGGATATGAGCTCCAGTTCCTCTGCACCCAGTTTCTCTATAAGGCCATCAAGTTCCCTGCCCATTTCCTCCATGCTCATCCTCTTTCTTGACATTCCCCTTACTATTAGTATCTCCTTTGAGTCAAGGGCTGGTCTTGAGCCCTCAAAAGCTTCAAAGTAACCCATGATCTCCCCGGCTATCCTGTGCAGTTTCATCAAGGTTATCACTCCTCTGATCCGTTAAGTTCCTCTATCTCGTATCTGAGTTCCCCCATTGTCGCAACCTTCTCAGCGAAGGCGTTGTGTCTGTGTATGCTCTCCTCGTTTATCTGCCTTACGGTGACTATTGTGTCGTCGGGGAGGTGGGGGTACTCGCTGACTATCCTGTGCACCATGTTACGGACGCAGTCCTCAACGAACATGGGGTTCTCATGGGCACCCACAACAACTGCATTTTCATCGGGCCTCTTGAGGAGTTCATAGACAGGTGAACTCATGGAGCCCTCTATGATGTTTATGAGGTTCTCGGCCCTTATTGTCTGGTCCTCAGGGACCTCTATCATTATCATGCCGCGCCCCCTCTGGTTGTGGGAGGCGAAGGATACACAGTCAAGAACCCTTTCAACTGTTTCAGGGTCAAGGAATTCCAGGAGCTTCTGACGGGATGTTTCCTTAACTGATTCCTGTGCACAGGGGCACACGGTCATCCCCACCACCTCTGCCCCTATCATCTTGCGTATCACTATACCGTCATCGTCCCTGTAGCCGATGGCGTCTGCCATGATCTTTGTCATCTCCTGGCTCTTCTTGGCGGTGACAGGGGATTTCTTCATGAACATGAAGTCGCTCTTCATGCTCACCTCGGCTCTGCGGGCGTACCTGTGCTTTTTGAGGAGTTCATTGACTATCTCTGCACAGAGGGATTCCAGTTCAAGGGCGCTGTTTTCAACAACCTCCTCGAGGACGTCACTTATGGCCTCGGGGTTCCTTGACATGTGGATCCCCCTCTGCCTGCTCGGGAGGTCCACAAATGCATCGAATGTTGGAAGAAGTATTATGGGTCTTCTACCATCCCTTTCTATCTTCAGAAGCTTCTTAACACCTGTAACACCCACCCTTGTAAGGTGAACGGGGATGCTAGGAATCTTGTCCTGTGTATCTGGAAAACAAACTAAACCCAAATTTTACACCCCATAAGTAATGGTTACCTAGGTTTTAAGTATAGTATGAAAACTTTGCTTATATACTTGTCCGGTGATTATGAATCCCATGAAACAGAATATTACAGTGATGTCCCGGTTTAAGTGGGTATTGGTTTATTTGATGGAATTTCAGTCCGGTCTTTTCTGAAATGGTGCAATCACAGATTGTGTTGGGACCTGGCTCATGCTGTGTCTGAAGGCATCATTCTACCATCAAAAGATACGTCAGGCAATAATCAATCTATGAGAGGAGTTTCAGTATCTCCTCGGGGGTGAGGTCCCTGATATTCTCATCCAGTCTCACAACGGCACCATAAAGTTCTTCAGCCCTTGATGCAAGGAGGCCTGTGCTTTTATCGGGCTCCCCTATAACGAGGATTTCCCCAAGGTCTTCAAGCTTCCTTTCAATGTCATTCTTAAGGTGCTCTATCTTCTTCTCTATACCCTTAAGGGCAGCATCAGGGATCCGGGGGTTTATCTTCTTCATATCATCCACTGACAGGGGCGCACCTGCAACCAGGATATTTCCCGGTTCAACGCCCGCCTTAACAAGGAGCTTTTTAACTGAGGAATTATTCACAAGTATCAGTTTACCCTTCGAAGCTTCCTTTATCCTTTCAGATGGGTCTTCACGTTCAATGACACCGAAATCTGCAAGCATGCCGTCAATGGCCTCCCTGGCGGCCATGAGCCTCCTGCAGAAATCGTATGCATCTTCCCCGGTGAGCTCATGTGATGGAAGGCTGGCGTATATATGGTCCTCTGCTTCAATGAGTTCCATCAGGGCCTCCTGAAATTTCCTGGTGTCTATGACACCATCCTGGGGATCCCTGAACCCGGATTCCCTCCGGATATTCGTACATGATTTTCTTATAAGCTCCTCTGCCTGCTCAAGTCTGATTTTTTCCATTTTCTGACCCTCTCAGAAATTGAAGAATGGTGAAAACACATCGCTAATCTCATTGAAGATTTCAGCCACAGCCGGTGACCTCTCATATTCCACCTTAACACCGGAACCCTCAAGGCCCCTGATGAATGAGACATTCGAGTTTCCAAGGGCCTGGAGGTCATAGCCCCCCTCAAGTACAGCTGCGCATGGCAGCCCTGTTTCATGGATGAACCATCCCATCCATGAGAAGAACTCCTCATCCACCCTCATATCTGCCAGTGGATCCAGCCTGTGGGCATCGAACCCTGCAGATACGAATAACATATCCGCCCTGAATTCACCGACTAGCTGGGGGAGCACCTCAGAGAGTATCCAGATATAATCATTGTTTCCTGAACCCCTGGGCAGGGGGATGTTGAGGTTGAAGCCCTCACCATCACCCTCCCCCATCTCACCAATGAATCCGGTCCCGGGGAAGAGTGTCCTGGGGTCCTGGTGCACCGAGACATACATGACTTCCGGGTCGGTGTAGAATATGCTGGATGTTCCGTTCCCGTGGTGAACGTCAAAGTCAATCACAGCCGCCCTTGAAATCCCGAGGTTCCTGCGGCTGTGCTCAATGGCTATTGCGATGTTGTTGAATATGCAGAAACCCATGGACCTGTCATAGGTGGCATGGTGACCTGGGGGCCTTGCAACGGAGTATCCCCATCCACCCTTCAGTGCCTCCTCAGCCGCGACCATGGCGCCACCTGCGGCGAGCCTCGCCACACTGAAGCTCTCAGGTGTCATGTAGGTGTCATAGTCCAGCCATC
This sequence is a window from Methanothermobacter sp.. Protein-coding genes within it:
- the cofG gene encoding 7,8-didemethyl-8-hydroxy-5-deazariboflavin synthase subunit CofG; this translates as MVLGKEEILKLLLVDGPELLDLMKRVCEPGEVTYSRNVFIPLTRACRNRCGYCTFRSDSPDPPIIPPGDVLRDVRMARDLGCTEALFTFGENAHEFPEVMEKLEELGFSDMVDYAYNLCSATLDLGLLPHTNMGVLGYRDLRRLREVNASMGLMLESASPRLMEEEAHRESPGKDPALRIKMIEDAGRLKIPFTTGILVGIGETVKERAESLLELRRIQDRYGHLQEIIIQNFRAKPGIPMEHHPEPSLLEMVRMVAVAKLLFPDVSIQVPPNLNRETGEVFLLAGADDWGGVSPLSRDYVNPEAPWPEVDELRRLTESAGFTLKERLPVYRKFINHDFLSPKVIETIERLYPQFLV
- a CDS encoding DUF2120 domain-containing protein, with amino-acid sequence MKLHRIAGEIMGYFEAFEGSRPALDSKEILIVRGMSRKRMSMEEMGRELDGLIEKLGAEELELISEEGTALIGVMDEQIRSCVEVGTETDIGGIHRLKEALEDMNFSVDYRLCMTEDTGLFVVLYRDRSGVGPCFVEVVVSDISD
- the mptA gene encoding GTP cyclohydrolase MptA, with protein sequence MGLVCFPDTQDKIPSIPVHLTRVGVTGVKKLLKIERDGRRPIILLPTFDAFVDLPSRQRGIHMSRNPEAISDVLEEVVENSALELESLCAEIVNELLKKHRYARRAEVSMKSDFMFMKKSPVTAKKSQEMTKIMADAIGYRDDDGIVIRKMIGAEVVGMTVCPCAQESVKETSRQKLLEFLDPETVERVLDCVSFASHNQRGRGMIMIEVPEDQTIRAENLINIIEGSMSSPVYELLKRPDENAVVVGAHENPMFVEDCVRNMVHRIVSEYPHLPDDTIVTVRQINEESIHRHNAFAEKVATMGELRYEIEELNGSEE
- a CDS encoding DUF2100 domain-containing protein, producing the protein MEKIRLEQAEELIRKSCTNIRRESGFRDPQDGVIDTRKFQEALMELIEAEDHIYASLPSHELTGEDAYDFCRRLMAAREAIDGMLADFGVIEREDPSERIKEASKGKLILVNNSSVKKLLVKAGVEPGNILVAGAPLSVDDMKKINPRIPDAALKGIEKKIEHLKNDIERKLEDLGEILVIGEPDKSTGLLASRAEELYGAVVRLDENIRDLTPEEILKLLS
- a CDS encoding histone deacetylase produces the protein MAIIHSSTYDLHNNEGHVENKGRTRAIIDALKSSGLQLKFMEPRMAGIHEILMVHSSVHVEYLEVFSGRGGGWLDYDTYMTPESFSVARLAAGGAMVAAEEALKGGWGYSVARPPGHHATYDRSMGFCIFNNIAIAIEHSRRNLGISRAAVIDFDVHHGNGTSSIFYTDPEVMYVSVHQDPRTLFPGTGFIGEMGEGDGEGFNLNIPLPRGSGNNDYIWILSEVLPQLVGEFRADMLFVSAGFDAHRLDPLADMRVDEEFFSWMGWFIHETGLPCAAVLEGGYDLQALGNSNVSFIRGLEGSGVKVEYERSPAVAEIFNEISDVFSPFFNF